The Thermomonospora curvata DSM 43183 DNA segment ACCGCGCGGAAGGAAGAATCCGAGCCGTCGGTGCCGACGAGAATGGTGCGGTACGAGGCCATCGCCGCTCCTTACCGAGGAGTAGTTACGGAGGGGCACGTTAGCGGTCCGCACACGCTTCCGTCACCTGTTGCGGCCTTCCTCACCGCCCGCGCCTTGCGCCTGTGATGTCCCGGACGCGCAAGCCGCGGCCGGGCGCGGCCGGATAGAGTGACCAACCATGAGCGCTACCCCACAGTCGTTGCGTCAGGCCCTGCGAGAACGAGTCGTCGTGGCCGACGGCGCGATGGGAACGATGCTCCAGGCCCACAACCCCACGCTGGACGATTTCCAGGGGTATGAGGGCTGCAACGAGATCCTCAACGTCACCCGTCCCGACATCGTCCGCGCCGTGCACGCGGCCTACCTCGACGCCGGTGTCGACTGTGTGGAGACCAACACCTTCGGCGCCAACCTCGGCAACCTCGGCGAGTACGGCATCACCGACCGGATCGAGGAGCTGGCCGAGGCCGGCGCCCGCATCGCCCGCGAGGTCGCCGACTCCTACAGCACGCCCGAGCGGCCCCGCTGGGTCATCGGCTCCATCGGCCCGGGCACCAAGCTGCCCACCCTCGGCCACGTCTCCTACGGCGAGCTGCGCGAGTCCTACCGGCGCACCGCCGCCGGGCTGATCGCCGGCGGCGCGCACGCCCTGCTGGTGGAGACCTGCCAGGACCTGTTGCAGGTCAAGGCCGCCCTCAACGGCGCCAAGCAGGCCGTCGCCGAGGCCGGGGCGGACGTGGTCCTCATCGCCCAGGTGACGATCGAGCAGAACGGCGCCATGCTGCTGGGCTCGGAGATCGGCGCCGCGCTCACCGCGCTGGAGCCGCTGGGCATCGACCTGATCGGCCTCAACTGCGCCACCGGCCCGGCCGAGATGAGCGAGCACCTGCGGTACCTGTCCCGCCACGCACGGGTCGGCCTGTCGTGCATGCCGAACGCCGGGCTGCCGGAGCTGACCCCCGACGGCGCCCGCTACCCGCTGACCCCCCAGGAGCTGGCCGACGCCCACGACGCCTTCACCCGCGACTACGGCCTGTCCCTGGTCGGCGGCTGCTGCGGCACCACCCCTGAGCACCTGCGGCTGGTCGTCGAACGGGTCCGCGGCCGGGAACTGGCCCCCCGCAGGCCCCGTCCCGAGCCCGGCGCCTCCTCGCTGTACCAGCACGTGCCGTTCAAGCAGGACACCTCCTACCTGGCGATCGGGGAGCGCACCAACGCCAACGGCTCCAAGGCCTTCCGCGAGGCGATGCTGGCCGAACGCTGGGACGACTGCGTGCGCATCGCCCGCGACCAGGCCCGCGACGGCGCCCACATGATCGACCTGTGCGTCGACTACGTCGGCCGCGACGGCGTGGCCGACATGAAGGAGCTGGCCTTCCGGCTGGCCACCGCCTCCACGCTGCCGATCATGCTGGACTCCACCGAGCCGGCCGTGCTGCGGGCCGGGCTGGAGATGCTCGGCGGGCGCGCCGTGGTCAACTCGGTCAACTACGAAGACGGCCGCGGACCCGGCTCGCGCTTCCACCGCACCATGACCGCCGTCCGCGAGCACGGCGCCGCCGTGGTGGCGATGTGCATCGACGAAGGCGGCCAGGCCCGCACCCGCGAGGACAAGGTCCGCATCGCCTGCGAGATCATCGAGGACCTGACCGGCAACTGGGGGATGCGCCTTGAGGACATCGTCGTCGACTGCCTGACCTTCCCCATCGCCACCGGCCAGGAGGAGACCCGCCGCGACGCCCTGGAGACCATCGAGGCGATCGCCGAGCTCAAGCGCCGCTACCCGCAGGTGCAGACCACCCTCGGCATCTCCAACGTCTCCTTCGGGCTGAACCCGGCCGCCCGGGTGGTGCTGAACTCGGTGTTCCTCAACGAGTGCGTCAACGCCGGCCTGGACTCGGCCATCGTGCACGCCTCCAAGATCCTGCCGATGAACCGCATCCCCGACGAGCAGCGCCAGGTCGCCCTGGACATGGTCTACGACCGGCGCCGCGAGGGCTACGACCCGCTGCAGCGGTTCATGGAGCTGTTCGAGGGCGTCAGCGCCAAGGAGCTGCGCGCCTCCCGGGCCCAGGAGCTGGCCGCGCTGCCGCTGTGGGAGCGCCTCAAGCGCCGCATCATCGACGGCGAGGCCAACGGGATGGAGGCCGACCTGGACGAGGCGCTGCAGTCCCGTCCCGCCCTGGAGATCATCAACGACGTGCTGCTGGACGGCATGAAGACCGTCGGCGACCTGTTCGGCTCCGGGCAGATGCAGCTGCCGTTCGTGCTGCAGAGCGCCGAGGTGATGAAGGCCGCGGTGGCCTACCTCGAGCCGCACATGGAAAAGTCCGCCGACGGCGGCAAGGGCCGCATCGTGCTGGCCACCGTCAAGGGCGACGTGCACGACATCGGCAAGAACCTGGTCGACATCATCCTCTCCAACAACGGCTACGAGGTGATCAACCTCGGCATCAAACAGCCGATCTCGGCCATCGTGGAGGCCGCCAAGGAGCACCGCGCCGACGTGATCGGCATGTCCGGGCTGCTGGTGAAGTCCACGGTGGTCATGAAGGAGAACCTGGAGGAGCTCAACGCCCGCGGCCTGGCCCGCCAGTGGCCGGTGCTGCTCGGCGGCGCCGCGCTGACCCGCGCCTACGTCGAGCAGGACCTGGCCGAGCTGTTCGACGGCGAGGTCCGCTATGCCCGCGACGCCTTTGAGGGCCTGCGGCTGATGGACGCCTTCATGGCCGTCAAGCGCGGCGAGGAGGGCGCCCAGCTGCCGCCGCTGCGCAAGCGGCGGGTCGCAAGCGGCGCGAAACTGAAGGTCACCGCGCCGGAGGACATGCCGGCCCGCTCCGATGTGGCCACCGACAACCCGGTGCCCGAGCCGCCGTTCTGGGGCGACCGCATCGTCAAGGGCATCCCGCTGGCCGACTACGCCGCCTTCCTGGACGAGCGGGCCACCTTCATGGGGCAATGGGGCCTCAAGCCCGCCCGCGGCGGCGACGGCCCCTCCTATGAGGAGCTGGTGGAGACCGAGGGCCGGCCCCGGCTGCGCATGTGGCTGGACCGCATCCAGTCCGAGGGGCTGATCGAGGCCGCGGTGGTCTACGGCTACTTCCCGGCCGTCAGCGAGGGCGACGACCTGGTCATCTTGAACGACGACGGGTCCGAGCGCGAGCGCATCACCTTCCCCCGCCAGCGCCGCGACCGGCACCTGTGCCTGGCGGACTTCTTCCGGCCCCGGGAGTCGGGGGAGACCGACGTGGTGGCCTTCCAGCTGGTCACCGTGGGCGCGAAGGTCTCCCAGGCCACCGCCGAGCTGTTCGCCAAGAACTCCTACCGCGAGTACCTGGAGCTGCACGGGCTGTCGGTCCAGCTCACCGAGGCGCTGGCCGAGTACTGGCACGCCCGGGTGCGCGAGGAGATCGGCTTCGGCGACCAGGACCCCGCCGACCTGGACGGCTTCTTCAAGGTCGACTACCGGGGCGCCCGCTACTCCTTCGGCTACCCGGCCTGCCCCGACCTGGAGAACCGCGCCGTGGTGATGCGGTTGCTGCGGCCGGAGCGGATCGGCGTCACCCTCTCGGAGGAGTTCCAGCTGGTGCCCGAGCAGTCCACCGACGCGCTCATCGCCCACCACCCCGAGGCCAAGTACTTCAACGTCTGACGACCCGGAAGGAGACCTGTGGCGGGCGGCGGGCTGCAGGCCGTCCTGTTCGACATGGACGGCCTGCTGATCGACTCCGAGCCGATGTGGCTGGAGGTCGAGACCGAGGTGATGGCCTGGCTGGGCGGCGAGTGGGGCCCGCAGCACCAGCAGAAATTGCTGGGCGGCTCGGTGACCTACGCCGCGCACTACATGCTGTCGCTGGTCGAGGCGACGGTCGCGCCGCAGGAGGTGGAGCGGCGGCTGGTGGACGGCATGGCCGAGCGGCTGGCCGGGTCCGTGCCGCTCATGCCCGGCGCCAAGGAGCTGCTCGCCGAGGTGCGCGCGGCCGGGGTGGCGACCGCGCTGGTGTCCTCCAGCGAACGCCGCCTGGTCGAGGCGGCCCTGGCCGGCATCGGCCGCGAGCACTTCGACGTCACCGTGGCCGGTGACGAGGTCGCCCGCCGCAAACCCGACCCCGAGCCGTACCTGACCGCCATGGCGCGTCTGGGGGTCTCTCCGGGGCGCTGCGTGGTGCTGGAGGACTCGCCCACCGGCCTGGCCGCCGCCGAGGCCGCCGGCTGCGTGACCGTGGCGGTGCCCGGCGTGGTCCCCGTGCCGCCCGCCCCCGGCCGAACCGTCGTGGAATCGTTGCGGAACGTTGACCTGCAGATGCTGAACGGCCTGCTGCCCTGAGCGCCGTCCGTCGGCAGGCCGCGCCCTCCCGGCGGCTACCGCCACGGTAGGAGGACCCCGGAGCGGGAACCGTCCGGCCGGAGGAGGGGTCTTTGTCTGTGTACGTGTGACGATGGCAGGAGACACACGGCGCGGACACGAAGGTGGGGGAAGCCGGCATGGGCGATGGGATGCTTTTTGTGATCAGCCTCGGGATCACGCTGCTGGGACTGGTCATCAGCTACGGGGTGGGCAAGCGCCGGGGCGCGGCCTCCGGCCTGCGCGGGGCCGCCTGGTCGCTGGTGCCGCTGGCGGCCACGCTGACCGGGGTCACCGAGTTCGTCATCGAGCTGGCCTTCAGCCCCGCCCGGTGGGCGGGCGTGGCGCTGGCCGGGCTGAGCGTGCTGCTCTACCTGGTCTCCGGAGTGATGCTCAGCAAGCGCGCCGGACGCGCCGAGGTGGTCGGCGAGCGGCGGGAGGAACGCCGGCAGCGGCGGGCCGTGCAGCCTCCGGCGGGAGCGGCCGCGGACCCGGAGATGGCCGAGATCGAGGAGATCCTCCGTCGGCGCGGCATCCACTGAACCTTGTGCAACGCGCCGTCTCCGCAGTCCGGGACGGGGGCACCGCGGTCTGGGCCGATGCCGTGATCTGCGACGTCGCGGCAGCGGAGGGCGCCGGGGCTCCGGCCCCCGGTGCCTTGGACCACGTGTTGAGACAGGTTCAGCGGGGAATCCCGCGATGACCGAGAATCTTCGCCTCAGCGACCGGCTCGAAGGATGAACGGTATCGAACGAGACTCAAAACGGTAAAGGTTCCCGTAGTACCCCTGCTTCGATTTGGTGCAACGCTCCTACCCGGGCGTAACATCTGGGCGTTTTGTTCTGCCGGACGGCCGTTGAGACGGCACGTGCCCCAGATGACAGTGAGATCACAAGTCGTCCACGGGTAGTTGCCTCCATGGCCGCCCGGGGGGACTCTCTGGCTGGAGGGTTGGCTTTCGCTCCAGCAAACCCCGCTGTCAGAAGCCGGGACGCGACCGATGCCCGGTCCCGGTGCTCCTCGGCAGCGGTGCCGACGTACAGGGAGGTACGGAGCGTGACCGCACCGATCGAGGTGTCCGGGGCCGAGACCGAGGCGCAGCCCGAGGCCGTCCTGGCGGGGGTCGGCAAGAAGGCCATCGAGGGCCGTTCCCTGGGCCAGATCGCCTGGATGCGCCTCAAGCGCGACCGGGTCGCCATGGCCGGCGGCGTCGTGATCGTCCTGCTGGTTCTGGTGGCGGTGTTCGCTCCACTGGTGGTCAAGCTGCTCGGCCACCCTCCCAACGAGTACCACCAGGAGTACATCGACCCCACCCTCGGCACCCCGACCGGCCGGTTCGGCGGCATCAGCACCGAGTTCCTGTTCGGCCTGGAACCGGTCAACGGGCGCGACCTGTTCAGCCGGATCGTCTACGGCGCCCGGGTGTCGCTGCTCATCGGCTTCCTGGCCACCCTGCTGGCGGTGGTCATCGGCACCACTCTGGGCGTGATCGCCGGCTACTTCGGCGGCTGGGTGGACTCGCTGATCGCCCGCGCCATGGACGTCTTCCTGGCCTTCCCGCTGCTGCTGTTCGCCATCGCGCTGGTGGGCGTGATCCCCAACCGGATGGAGATCCTGCCGTGGGGGCCGGACTTTTTGCACTGGTTCACCCTGGAGGGCAACGCGCTGCGGATGGCGCTGCTGGTGTTCATCATCGGCTTCTTCAGCTGGCCCTACATCGGCCGCATCGTGCGCGGCCAGACGATGTCGCTGCGCGAGCGGGAGTTCGTCGATGCGGCCCGCAGCATGGGCGCCGGCAACACCTACATCCTCGTCCGCGAGATCCTGCCCAACCTGGTCGCGCCGATCCTGGTGTACTCCACCCTGCTGATCCCGACCAACATCCTCTTCGAGGCAGCGCTGTCCTTCCTGGGCGTGGGCATCAACCCGCCGGCGCCCTCGTGGGGAGGCATGCTCACCCAGGCGACCTCGCTGTATTCAGTCGCGCCGCACTTTGTGATCGTCCCGGGCCTGGCCATCTTCGTCACCGTCATGGCCTTCAACCTCTTCGGTGACGGCCTGCGCGACGCCCTGGACCCGCGGACCCGATGACCCCCGGTATTCCACCGGCCGACACTGAAAGGGAATTCATGAAAACTCCCAAAGTCTGGGCAGCGCTGACGGCGGGCGCCGTCGCGCTCAGTCTGGGCCTGACCGCCTGCGGCGGCGGCGATGACGGCGACAGCGACAGCTCGGGCCTTAAGTTCGACGCCGGGACCAACGGCATCGTCAACCCGTCCGACAAAAAGGGCGGCACGCTGAAGGTGGGGATGAGCGACGACTTCGACTCCACCGACCCCGGCGACACCTACTACGCCTTCGGCAACAACTTCATCCGGCTGTACACCCGGACGCTGATGACCTACACCTCCCAGCCGGGCGCTGCGGGCCTCAAGCCCTCGCCCGACCTGGCCGAGGCCCCGGGTGTGCCCAGCGACGACAACAAGACCTGGACCTTCAAGCTCAAGAAGGGCCTGAAGTACGAAGACGGCACGGAGATCAAGGCCGAGCACATCAAGTACGCGGTCGCCCGCACCTACGACCGCGGCGTCCTCGGCCACGGCCCGGCCTACTTCCCCCAGCTGCTGGACGCCGACGGCTACAAGGGCCCCTACAAGGACAAGAACCTCGACAACTTCAAGGGCATCGAGACCCCCGACGACTACACCCTGATCTTCAAGCTCAAGGAGCCCTTCCCCGAGTTCAACGAGCTGGTGACCTTCTCCGGCCAGACCGCCCCCGTGCCGCCGGACAAGGACAAGGGCGCCCAGTACCGGCTGCGTCCGCTCTCCTCCGGCCCCTACAAGTGGGAGGGCAACTACCAGCCGAAGAAGGGCGGCGTGCTGGTCCGCAACGAGCACTGGGACCCCAGCACCGACCCCAACCGCAAGGCGCTGCCGGACCGCATCGAGGTCATCGCCGGCATTGAGGCCAACGAGGTCGACAACCGCCTGATGAACGGCGAGCTCCACGTCGACCTGGCCGGCAGCGGCGTGCAGGACGCCGCCCGGCAGAAGATCCTCACCAACCCGGACCTGAAGGCCAAGGCCGACAACCCGCTGGCCGGCTTCCACTGGTACATCCCGATCAACCTCAAGACCATCCCCAACCTGGAGTGCCGCAAGGCGATCGTGTACGCCGCCGACCGGGACGCCATGTGGCGCGCCTACGGCGGTGACGTCGGCGGCGAGCGGGCCACCTCCATCCAGCCGCCGAACATCGCCGGCCGCCAGAAGGGCACCGACTTCTACACCTCCACCGCCCCCGGCTACAAGGGCGATGTGGACAAGGCCAAGGAGGCCCTGCAGAAGTGCGGCAAGCCCGACGGCTTCTCGACCACCATGGTCTACCGCAGCGACCGGCCCAAGGAGAAGGCCGTCGCCGAGGCCCTGGAGCAGTCGCTGGCCCGGGTCGGCATCAAGCTGACCCTCAAGGGCTACCCGGCCGGCACCTACACCGGTGAGCAGCTCGGCTCCCCGTCCTTCGTCAAGAAGGAGAACATCGGCCTGGGCACCTACGGCTGGGCGCCCGACTGGCCCACCGGCTACGGCTACCTGCAGGCGCTCACCGACGGCAAGGCGATCGTCGAGGCCGGCAACACCAACGTCTCCGAGCTGGACGACCCTGAGATCAACAAGCTCTGGAACGACGTGGTGAAGATCACCGACGCCGCCGAGCGCGAGAAGATCTACAACCGGATCGACGAGAAGGCGCGCGAGCTGGCCGCCATCCTGCCCAACGTCTACGCCAAGTCCCTGCTGTACCGGCCGGAGACGCTGACCAACGTCTACTTCCACCAGGGCTTCGGCATGTACGACTACGCCAACCTCGGTGTGACCGGCTGAGGTCGACGTCCCGCTTCTCCCTAGAGAGGGTGAAGGCAACGGGTGGCCGGCGGGGCCGCTGAGCTCCGCCGGCCGCCCCCGCCGCCTACCGTGATCACATTCATCGTCCGCAGGCTGCTCGGCGCCGTGGTGCTGATGTTCGTCATCACCGCGGTGACCTTCGCCATCTTCTTCCTCGTGCCCAGGGCCGCCGGAGTGACCCCGGACGACCTGGCCGCCCGCTACGCCGGCAAGTCGCCCACACCCGAGGCGCTCGCCCAGATCAAGGAGCGCCTGGGGCTGGATGAGCCGGTGGCGGTCCAGTACGGCCTGTTCGTCAAGGCGCTCGTGCTCGGGGACACCTACGACACCGGGACCGCCGAGATCGAATGCCCGGCGCCGTGCCTGGGCTATTCCTTCCGCACCAGCACACCGGTATTGGAGGAGATCCTCAGCCGGGCGCCGGTGACCTTGTCGGTGGCGCTGGGGGCCGCGGTCCTGTGGGTGATCTTCGGGGTCGGCATCGGGGTGCTGTCGGCGCTGCGCCGCGGCAGCCTGTTCGACCGGATGGCGATGGTCACCGCCCTGGCCGGCGTGTCACTGCCCATCTTCTTCACCGGCCTGCTGTCGCTGGCGTTCGTCGTGCACGCCTGGGGGTGGCTGCCCTCGCCCAGCTACGTGCCGCTGACCAAGGACCCGGCGGGCTGGTTCAGCGGGCTGATCCTGCCGTGGATCACCCTGGCCTTCCTGTATGCGGCCATGTACGCCCGGCTCACCCGGGCGGGCATGCTGGAGACGATGAACGAGGACTTCATCCGCACCGCGCGCGCCAAGGGCCTGCCCGAGCGCACCGTGGTGGTCAAACACGGGCTGCGGGCCGCCCTGACCCCGCTGCTGACGGTCTTCGGCCTGGACCTTGGGGTGCTGCTGGGCGGCGCGGTGCTGACCGAAAAGACCTTCTCCCTGAAGGGACTGGGGCAGCTGTCGCTGGACGGGGTCATCCAAAGCGACCTTCCGGTGGTGCTCGGGGTGGTGCTGTTCGCGGCGCTGTTCGTGGTGTTGGCCAACTTGATCGTGGACATCCTCTACGGGGTCGTGGATCCGAGGGTGAGGCACAGCTGATGGGGGACGAGCGACCCGCCAAGACACTGGAGGAGGCCCCGGCGGCCCCGGCCGCGGACGCGCCGCCGACCGCCTTTTTGGAGGTCCGCGACCTTCGCATCCACTTCCCGACCGACGACGGCCTGGTCAAGGCGGTCGACGGGCTGTCGTTCACCCTGGAGCGGGGGCGCACCCTGGGCATCGTGGGCGAGTCCGGCTCCGGCAAGTCGGTGACCAGCCTGGGCATCCTCGGCCTGCACAACCGCACCAACGCCCGCATCTCCGGGCAGATCTGGCTGGACGGCAAGGAGCTGGTCAGCGCCCCGCCCGAGGAGGTCCGCAAGCTGCGCGGCCGGCGGATGGCGATGATCTTCCAGGACCCGCTGTCGGCGATGCACCCCTTCTACACGGTGGGCGACCAGATCATCGAGGCCTACCGGGTGCACCACGACGTCAGCAAGAAGGTCGCCCGCAAGCACGCCATCGACATGCTCGGCCGGGTCGGCATCCCCCGGCCCGAGCGGCGGGTGGACGACTACCCGCACCAGTTCTCCGGCGGCATGCGCCAGCGCGCCATGATCGCCATGGCGCTGTCGTGCAACCCCGAGCTGCTGATCGCCGACGAGCCCACCACCGCGCTGGATGTGACGGTGCAGGCGCAGATCCTGGACCTGATCCGCGACCTGCAGCAGGAGTACAACTCCGCGGTCATCATGATCACCCACGACCTGGGGGTGGTGGCCGAGCTGTCGGATGAGATCTGCGTGATGTACGCCGGGCGCAGCGTGGAGCAGGCCAGTGTGGAGGACGCCTTCTACCGGCCGCAGCACCCCTACACCTGGGGCCTGCTCGGCTCGATGCCGCGCCTTGACCGCGAGCGCGCCGACCGGCTGATGCCGATCAAGGGCACCCCGCCCAGCCTGATCAACGTGCCGAACGGCTGCGCGTTCGCCCCCCGCTGCGCCTACGCCCAGCTGACCGGGGGCAAGAGCGGCACCGAGCGGCCCGAGCTGGCGGAGGTCGCGCCCGGCCACAAGGTGGCCTGCCACCTGCCGCCGCAAAAGCGCAGGGAAATCTGGGAAACCGAGATCCGGCCGAAGCTGTGACGGACGTGGGCGCAAAGAAAGGCGAGGCGATCGTGAGCACCCCGCAGCCGGAGGGGCGGACGCAAAGTGCGCGCCCCGAGCCGAGCGGCGAGCCGCTGCTGCAAGTGGAGAACCTGGGCAAGCACTTCCCGGTCACCGCCGGGCTGCTGCGCCGTCAGGTCGCGGCGGTCAAGGCCGTCGACGGCGTCTCCTTCAGCGTGCGCAAGGGCGAGACGCTCGGGCTGGTGGGCGAGTCCGGCTGCGGCAAGACCACCACCGGCCGGATGATCATGCGGCTGCTGGAGCCCAGCTTCGGCCGGATCGTCTTCGAGGGCACCGACATCACTCATCTGTCGCAGCGGCAGATGCGCCCGCTCCGCCGCGACCTGCAGATGATCTTCCAGGACCCCTACTCGTCGCTGAACCCCCGCCAGACGGTCGGCGCGATCGTAGGGGCCCCTTTTAGGCTGCAGAAGATCCAGACCGAGCACGGCGTCAAGAAGGCCGTGCAGGAGTTGCTGGAGCTGGTCGGCCTCAACCCCGAGCACTACAACCGCTATCCGCACGAGTTCTCCGGCGGCCAGCGCCAGCGCATCGGCATCGCCCGCACCCTGGCGCTCAAACCCAAGCTGATCATCGCCGACGAGCCGGTCTCGGCGCTGGACGTCTCCATCCAGGCCCAGGTGATCAACCTGCTGGAGGACCTGCAGGACGAGCTGGACCTGACCTATGTCCTGATCGCCCACGACCTGTCGGTGGTGCGGCACATCTGCGACCGGGTCGCGGTGATGTACCTGGGCAAGATCGTCGAGATCGCCGACCGCACCGGCCTGTACACCACGCCGATGCACCCCTACACCAAGGCGCTGTTGTCGGCGGTGCCGATCCCCGACCCGGCCGGCCGGGAGAAGCGCGAGCGCATCCGGCTGACCGGCGATGTGCCCAACCCGCTGGACCCGCCGCCGGCCTGCCGCTTCCACACCCGCTGCTGGAAGGCCCAGGCGATCTGCAAGCAGGTCGAGCCGCCGCTGGTGGAACTGGCCCCCGGGCACGTGGCCGCCTGCCACTTCCCCGAGAACGCCCCCGAGGGCGCCACCGAGCTGGTCGCCCGGGCCGCCGCCGAACGCGACCGGGCCGCGGGCGCCGGCAAGACCGAGGAGGGCAAGGGACGGCTCCGCAAGCTCAAGGTCTGACCGCCGCAGGACGTCCCGGCAGACGAGCAGAGCCCCGCACGGACTTCACCGTGCGGGGCTCTTTGGTCTCTTCGGCCGCCGGGAGGGGCGAGCGGCCGAAGAGGGCTCACTCGGTCGCGATGGCCTTCAGCACGTCCATCCGGCCGGCCCGCCAGGCCGGCCACAGCGCCGCCAGCACGCCGATCACCGCGGCCACCACCAGGTAGACCACCAGCGTGCCCGCCGGGACGCTCAGCACGTTCAGGCCCTCCTCCGACAGGGCGCGCTGGATCGCCCAGCCGAAGACCACCCCGATGCCGATCCCCAGCAGCGCGCCGAACAGCGCGATCACCACCGACTCCAGGCGGATCATCCGGCGCAGCTGGCGGCGGCTGGTGCCGACCGCCCGCAGCAGCCCGATCTCCCGGGTCCGCTCGATCACCGACAGCGCCAGGGTGTTGACCACCCCCACCGCCGCGATGATGATCGACATGGTCAGCAGCGCGGTCAAAAAGCCGATCAGCCCGTCGACCTCCTTGCTCATCGCCTCCTTGAAGCCGCTTTGGTCCTGCACCTGCAGCGTCGGGTAGTCCTTGAGGGCCTGCTCCAGCGCCGCCAAGGTGGCCGCGTCGGTGGCGGCGGTGTTGACCGCCACGGCGAACGGGGACGGCTTGAGGGCGTGCTCGAGGTAGACGTCCGCCGCGATCACCCGCGGCCCCACCATCTCGTTGACGGCGTAGATGCCCACGATGGTGAGGGTCTCGCTGCGCCCGTCGGCGAACCGCACCGGCACCTTGCTGCCCACCTGCCAGCCGTTGGCCGCGGCGACCCGGGTGTCCACCATCATCCCGGCAGAGCCCAGGCGGGTGGAGCCGGACT contains these protein-coding regions:
- the metH gene encoding methionine synthase, whose translation is MSATPQSLRQALRERVVVADGAMGTMLQAHNPTLDDFQGYEGCNEILNVTRPDIVRAVHAAYLDAGVDCVETNTFGANLGNLGEYGITDRIEELAEAGARIAREVADSYSTPERPRWVIGSIGPGTKLPTLGHVSYGELRESYRRTAAGLIAGGAHALLVETCQDLLQVKAALNGAKQAVAEAGADVVLIAQVTIEQNGAMLLGSEIGAALTALEPLGIDLIGLNCATGPAEMSEHLRYLSRHARVGLSCMPNAGLPELTPDGARYPLTPQELADAHDAFTRDYGLSLVGGCCGTTPEHLRLVVERVRGRELAPRRPRPEPGASSLYQHVPFKQDTSYLAIGERTNANGSKAFREAMLAERWDDCVRIARDQARDGAHMIDLCVDYVGRDGVADMKELAFRLATASTLPIMLDSTEPAVLRAGLEMLGGRAVVNSVNYEDGRGPGSRFHRTMTAVREHGAAVVAMCIDEGGQARTREDKVRIACEIIEDLTGNWGMRLEDIVVDCLTFPIATGQEETRRDALETIEAIAELKRRYPQVQTTLGISNVSFGLNPAARVVLNSVFLNECVNAGLDSAIVHASKILPMNRIPDEQRQVALDMVYDRRREGYDPLQRFMELFEGVSAKELRASRAQELAALPLWERLKRRIIDGEANGMEADLDEALQSRPALEIINDVLLDGMKTVGDLFGSGQMQLPFVLQSAEVMKAAVAYLEPHMEKSADGGKGRIVLATVKGDVHDIGKNLVDIILSNNGYEVINLGIKQPISAIVEAAKEHRADVIGMSGLLVKSTVVMKENLEELNARGLARQWPVLLGGAALTRAYVEQDLAELFDGEVRYARDAFEGLRLMDAFMAVKRGEEGAQLPPLRKRRVASGAKLKVTAPEDMPARSDVATDNPVPEPPFWGDRIVKGIPLADYAAFLDERATFMGQWGLKPARGGDGPSYEELVETEGRPRLRMWLDRIQSEGLIEAAVVYGYFPAVSEGDDLVILNDDGSERERITFPRQRRDRHLCLADFFRPRESGETDVVAFQLVTVGAKVSQATAELFAKNSYREYLELHGLSVQLTEALAEYWHARVREEIGFGDQDPADLDGFFKVDYRGARYSFGYPACPDLENRAVVMRLLRPERIGVTLSEEFQLVPEQSTDALIAHHPEAKYFNV
- a CDS encoding HAD family hydrolase, with the protein product MAGGGLQAVLFDMDGLLIDSEPMWLEVETEVMAWLGGEWGPQHQQKLLGGSVTYAAHYMLSLVEATVAPQEVERRLVDGMAERLAGSVPLMPGAKELLAEVRAAGVATALVSSSERRLVEAALAGIGREHFDVTVAGDEVARRKPDPEPYLTAMARLGVSPGRCVVLEDSPTGLAAAEAAGCVTVAVPGVVPVPPAPGRTVVESLRNVDLQMLNGLLP
- a CDS encoding ABC transporter permease — encoded protein: MTAPIEVSGAETEAQPEAVLAGVGKKAIEGRSLGQIAWMRLKRDRVAMAGGVVIVLLVLVAVFAPLVVKLLGHPPNEYHQEYIDPTLGTPTGRFGGISTEFLFGLEPVNGRDLFSRIVYGARVSLLIGFLATLLAVVIGTTLGVIAGYFGGWVDSLIARAMDVFLAFPLLLFAIALVGVIPNRMEILPWGPDFLHWFTLEGNALRMALLVFIIGFFSWPYIGRIVRGQTMSLREREFVDAARSMGAGNTYILVREILPNLVAPILVYSTLLIPTNILFEAALSFLGVGINPPAPSWGGMLTQATSLYSVAPHFVIVPGLAIFVTVMAFNLFGDGLRDALDPRTR
- a CDS encoding ABC transporter substrate-binding protein; the encoded protein is MKTPKVWAALTAGAVALSLGLTACGGGDDGDSDSSGLKFDAGTNGIVNPSDKKGGTLKVGMSDDFDSTDPGDTYYAFGNNFIRLYTRTLMTYTSQPGAAGLKPSPDLAEAPGVPSDDNKTWTFKLKKGLKYEDGTEIKAEHIKYAVARTYDRGVLGHGPAYFPQLLDADGYKGPYKDKNLDNFKGIETPDDYTLIFKLKEPFPEFNELVTFSGQTAPVPPDKDKGAQYRLRPLSSGPYKWEGNYQPKKGGVLVRNEHWDPSTDPNRKALPDRIEVIAGIEANEVDNRLMNGELHVDLAGSGVQDAARQKILTNPDLKAKADNPLAGFHWYIPINLKTIPNLECRKAIVYAADRDAMWRAYGGDVGGERATSIQPPNIAGRQKGTDFYTSTAPGYKGDVDKAKEALQKCGKPDGFSTTMVYRSDRPKEKAVAEALEQSLARVGIKLTLKGYPAGTYTGEQLGSPSFVKKENIGLGTYGWAPDWPTGYGYLQALTDGKAIVEAGNTNVSELDDPEINKLWNDVVKITDAAEREKIYNRIDEKARELAAILPNVYAKSLLYRPETLTNVYFHQGFGMYDYANLGVTG
- a CDS encoding ABC transporter permease, producing the protein MITFIVRRLLGAVVLMFVITAVTFAIFFLVPRAAGVTPDDLAARYAGKSPTPEALAQIKERLGLDEPVAVQYGLFVKALVLGDTYDTGTAEIECPAPCLGYSFRTSTPVLEEILSRAPVTLSVALGAAVLWVIFGVGIGVLSALRRGSLFDRMAMVTALAGVSLPIFFTGLLSLAFVVHAWGWLPSPSYVPLTKDPAGWFSGLILPWITLAFLYAAMYARLTRAGMLETMNEDFIRTARAKGLPERTVVVKHGLRAALTPLLTVFGLDLGVLLGGAVLTEKTFSLKGLGQLSLDGVIQSDLPVVLGVVLFAALFVVLANLIVDILYGVVDPRVRHS
- a CDS encoding ABC transporter ATP-binding protein, encoding MGDERPAKTLEEAPAAPAADAPPTAFLEVRDLRIHFPTDDGLVKAVDGLSFTLERGRTLGIVGESGSGKSVTSLGILGLHNRTNARISGQIWLDGKELVSAPPEEVRKLRGRRMAMIFQDPLSAMHPFYTVGDQIIEAYRVHHDVSKKVARKHAIDMLGRVGIPRPERRVDDYPHQFSGGMRQRAMIAMALSCNPELLIADEPTTALDVTVQAQILDLIRDLQQEYNSAVIMITHDLGVVAELSDEICVMYAGRSVEQASVEDAFYRPQHPYTWGLLGSMPRLDRERADRLMPIKGTPPSLINVPNGCAFAPRCAYAQLTGGKSGTERPELAEVAPGHKVACHLPPQKRREIWETEIRPKL